GCGTTTACAAAAAAAGTAGAATTGAGGCTGCCATTTGGATAATTTTTATATTTGTAATACAGTCGTATGGGCCGGCATTTTCAGGTATAAATAAATATACTGATTTTTTGAAGAGAGTTGAAATAAATTATAATTCATTGGGGCAGAATGTTTCATCAATATACATTGCAGGTACTTTTAACGACTGGAGCAGTAACAGGGACGAGTTGGCTGATAAAAATGGCGATGGAATCTATTCAAAAGTACTGTTCCTTCCTAAGGGGAAATATCTATATAAATTTATTGTTGATGGAAACTGGGTGACAGATGAACATGCAATGTCTTTTGAACCGGATGGAAAAGGAGGAAGAAATTCAGTAATTATTGTTACCGATAAATTTAATAATGCCGTATCTATAAAAGGGGACAGTAAAATATTCGCAGCCGATATACCTGTTGCATTAAATTACAGTATAGTTGATCCGATGGGTGAAGGAAATTATAAATTTAAAGCAATATCTTTTATAAATGATGTGGATAAAGTGGAGTTGATATTAAAAACTGAAGAAGGAAAGACGGAACGAACTATTTTAATGAGTATTAAAGGCTCAGGTACCATTTATGATTATTATAATGTGAAATTATACATAGACAAATTCCCGGTATATTTTGTCTATAAATTAACTGACGGATCAAAAATTGTTTATCAAACCCCTGAGGGTTTTATAGAATCAAAGCCGTCATTAAATTTAATGTACTGTTTAAAAAAGAATGGAGTAGAACCTTTTAAATCCCCGGAGTGGGCAAAGAATGGAATTATTTATCAGATATTTACTGACAGGTTTAATAACGGTAATTTTAACAATGATCAGGATTTTAAGGAATTTTATTATGATGGAGCCAGAAGCCTTCCTGAATCAGGAAAAACAAACGGAGAATATTTTCATTTTGTTCATGATTGGTATAATGTAAAGGGTCTGTCAAAAAGCCCTTATAGAACAGACAGCAAACCGGATTACTACTCTTTTTACGGCGGAGATATAAAAGGGGTAATGGAGAAGTTAGATTATCTCTATAATCTCGGGATTACAATAATCTATTTTAATCCATTGAACGAAGCCCGTTCAAATCACAAATATGACCCTGTTAATTATAAGAGGATAGACCCTCATTTTGCAGATGAAAGGGTCTTTAAAGAATTTGTAAAAAAAGCTCATTCAATTGGCATTAGAATTATCGTTGATATGGCATATAATCATACAGGAAATTTTAACCGTCAATTCCTTGATACAGTGAAAAAAGGGCCGGCTTCAAGATATTGGAACTGGTTTGAATGGAAAAAATGGCCTCTTCCCAAGACAGGAGCGCCGACACCATGTACATATTATGACTGCTGGTGGGGATATCCAATTCATCCTACACTAAACTATGATTTATCAAGGCCAAATGAAAAGGAAAATGATATTGTCAATGTGAACGATGCAATACCAAATCAGGCTGTTGTTCATTATGTTTTAAGCTCTGTTAAATACTGGCTTGATTTCGGAATTGACGGATTCAGGCTTGATGTTCCGAATGAGGTACCCTTCTGGATGTGGGAAAAATTTACAACAGCAGTTAAACGTAAAAAACCCG
This region of bacterium genomic DNA includes:
- a CDS encoding alpha amylase N-terminal ig-like domain-containing protein; this translates as MSVYKKSRIEAAIWIIFIFVIQSYGPAFSGINKYTDFLKRVEINYNSLGQNVSSIYIAGTFNDWSSNRDELADKNGDGIYSKVLFLPKGKYLYKFIVDGNWVTDEHAMSFEPDGKGGRNSVIIVTDKFNNAVSIKGDSKIFAADIPVALNYSIVDPMGEGNYKFKAISFINDVDKVELILKTEEGKTERTILMSIKGSGTIYDYYNVKLYIDKFPVYFVYKLTDGSKIVYQTPEGFIESKPSLNLMYCLKKNGVEPFKSPEWAKNGIIYQIFTDRFNNGNFNNDQDFKEFYYDGARSLPESGKTNGEYFHFVHDWYNVKGLSKSPYRTDSKPDYYSFYGGDIKGVMEKLDYLYNLGITIIYFNPLNEARSNHKYDPVNYKRIDPHFADERVFKEFVKKAHSIGIRIIVDMAYNHTGNFNRQFLDTVKKGPASRYWNWFEWKKWPLPKTGAPTPCTYYDCWWGYPIHPTLNYDLSRPNEKENDIVNVNDAIPNQAVVHYVLSSVKYWLDFGIDGFRLDVPNEVPFWMWEKFTTAVKRKKPDALLIGEIWGNALQWIGPKYFHSTMNYKYFRDPVLAFFIKQTIDAVRFDKELAPGRYIYPEQSVYSMMNLCGSHDTERVLTMAGGNIKRVMLSALFEAAYVGIPHIYYGDEVALEGGKDPDNRRTFPWNWKRNINRRNLHEFYKRVIRIRRKYSALRTGEYRTVIADGNLFAFERKDDKNTIYIIFNNGDKESALQINAESFNPPEKSILFDELNDKRYFYQSKPVKIVLPALSGAVLVVE